From Mycoplasmopsis gallinacea, the proteins below share one genomic window:
- the rpmI gene encoding 50S ribosomal protein L35: MPKMKTKSALKKRIKVTGTGKVMREQAYRSHLAQNKTTKQKRQARKSVLMSKSDLKRFKAMF, encoded by the coding sequence ATGCCAAAAATGAAAACTAAAAGTGCGTTAAAAAAACGTATTAAAGTTACAGGAACTGGTAAAGTTATGAGAGAACAAGCTTACCGTTCACATTTAGCACAAAATAAAACAACAAAACAAAAACGTCAAGCCCGTAAATCTGTATTAATGTCAAAAAGCGACCTTAAAAGATTTAAAGCAATGTTCTAA
- the rplT gene encoding 50S ribosomal protein L20 has translation MARVKGGTVTRARRKKWLKLAKGYFGHKSIGYKVAKQAVVKSWTYAFRDRKQVKRNFRKLWIARINAATRAEGMSYSRFISGLKNANVVVNRKMLSELAINEPKTFKVLVDLAKQA, from the coding sequence ATGGCAAGAGTTAAAGGTGGAACAGTTACAAGAGCAAGACGTAAAAAATGATTAAAATTAGCTAAAGGATACTTCGGTCACAAATCAATCGGTTACAAAGTTGCAAAACAAGCAGTTGTTAAATCATGAACATACGCTTTTAGAGACCGTAAACAAGTTAAAAGAAACTTCCGTAAATTATGAATCGCTCGTATCAACGCAGCTACAAGAGCTGAAGGAATGAGCTATTCAAGATTTATCTCAGGACTTAAAAATGCTAACGTTGTTGTAAACCGTAAAATGCTTTCAGAATTAGCTATCAATGAACCTAAAACATTCAAAGTTTTAGTTGACTTAGCTAAACAAGCTTAA